A window of the Dyadobacter pollutisoli genome harbors these coding sequences:
- a CDS encoding neutral/alkaline non-lysosomal ceramidase N-terminal domain-containing protein — MKFFRILFRIIGSIVLLLVLIIASMVTTMDHTPYKEMPYYAQWKKIISEVKPDTSGSSGALRVGWAKVNITPASPTPTAGYGNRRGRPYTAVHDSVYIRAMVIDNGVTKAAIIAADLLIIPPTVVKLLQSRLTEKEIPFDNVYFGATHSHNSVGGWGTGVSSLFFSGKYNEKTVETIADAIFQAIVQAKAKLEPAKLTYMESIDTVDIRNRLVGEEGEIDPEIRSAAFVTASGQKAILSSFAAHSTVLNSKNIVLSRDYPGMLVDSLEKGRYNFAMYMSGAVGSMGPIEKGTDDFDEVKNQAFGVQKALLSDSTKKEDVKGATVEAITLPLPLRNPSPRLTMGLVLRSWAFNKAFGEYPVFVKALRIGNILMVGMPCDFSGELVGTLDAYAKTKGLNLMVTSFNGGYIGYITHDKYFDRDLYETKTMSWYGPYNGAYLQEVIKDIIDKLS, encoded by the coding sequence ATGAAGTTCTTTCGAATACTTTTTCGGATCATCGGCTCAATAGTGCTGCTTCTTGTATTGATCATTGCTAGTATGGTGACCACCATGGACCACACTCCTTACAAAGAAATGCCGTATTATGCCCAATGGAAGAAGATCATCAGTGAAGTAAAACCTGACACCTCGGGATCCAGCGGAGCGCTCAGGGTAGGATGGGCAAAGGTGAATATTACTCCTGCATCTCCCACGCCCACAGCTGGTTATGGTAACAGAAGAGGGCGTCCTTACACCGCCGTCCATGATTCAGTGTACATAAGGGCGATGGTGATTGACAATGGCGTTACGAAAGCCGCCATTATCGCAGCCGATCTGCTGATTATCCCACCTACGGTTGTCAAACTGCTCCAATCGCGGCTTACGGAAAAGGAAATTCCCTTTGACAATGTTTACTTTGGCGCTACACATAGTCATAACAGTGTAGGTGGCTGGGGGACAGGTGTATCGTCCCTGTTTTTTTCTGGAAAATATAATGAGAAGACTGTCGAAACCATTGCTGATGCTATTTTTCAGGCGATCGTCCAGGCCAAGGCTAAGCTGGAACCGGCGAAGCTCACCTATATGGAATCCATTGACACCGTCGATATTCGCAACAGGCTGGTAGGCGAGGAGGGAGAGATTGATCCCGAGATCCGGTCAGCTGCATTCGTGACGGCAAGTGGTCAGAAAGCCATTCTGAGTTCCTTCGCGGCACATTCGACGGTATTGAACTCTAAAAACATTGTCCTGTCGCGCGATTATCCTGGTATGTTAGTGGATTCGCTGGAAAAAGGGCGGTACAACTTCGCGATGTACATGTCCGGGGCAGTAGGTAGTATGGGGCCGATTGAAAAAGGTACCGACGATTTTGATGAGGTTAAAAATCAGGCATTTGGCGTACAAAAAGCATTGCTTTCAGACTCAACAAAGAAGGAAGACGTAAAAGGTGCGACCGTAGAGGCGATCACATTGCCGCTGCCTCTCCGCAATCCTTCTCCGCGGCTAACCATGGGACTGGTGCTGCGGTCGTGGGCATTTAACAAGGCTTTTGGAGAATATCCTGTCTTTGTAAAAGCATTGAGAATTGGCAATATTCTGATGGTAGGAATGCCCTGCGATTTTTCGGGTGAACTGGTCGGAACGCTGGACGCATATGCCAAAACCAAAGGCCTTAATCTGATGGTCACGAGCTTTAATGGCGGCTATATCGGCTATATCACGCATGACAAATACTTTGACCGTGACTTGTACGAGACCAAAACAATGAGCTGGTACGGGCCTTATAACGGGGCTTACTTGCAGGAAGTGATTAAAGATATTATTGATAAACTATCCTAA
- a CDS encoding Gfo/Idh/MocA family protein produces MKTILLLIFGLLSIQAIAQSPVRVAVAGLSHGHVGWVFNSADKKVIQLVGIYETNPDLVNLFAEKYKLDKKLFFSDLNKMLDETKPEAVSAFGAISDHVIVVRACAPRKIHVMVEKPLATTFADAKEIQKLASQNSIQVLTNYETSWYASNQYVNDLVSQGKLGDIRKVMVNDGHQGPKEIGVSKEFFAILTDPAKNGAGALIDFGCYGANLMTWLLKGERPISVTAVTHQDKPEIYKNVDDEATIVLQYPKAQCIIQGSWNWSFGRKDMEVYGNKGYAIAVNATVVRQRLQEKAPEETIKLDPRPAPFTDPFAVLADVVQGRLKLDTNDLYGLPVNVTVVEILESAKQSAKSGKTVFLK; encoded by the coding sequence ATGAAAACGATCTTATTGCTGATTTTCGGGCTCCTGAGTATCCAGGCAATCGCCCAGTCTCCTGTGCGCGTCGCTGTCGCGGGCCTTAGCCACGGGCATGTAGGCTGGGTCTTTAATAGTGCGGATAAAAAAGTCATTCAACTAGTTGGGATTTACGAAACCAATCCTGATCTGGTCAATTTATTTGCTGAAAAATACAAGCTGGACAAGAAGCTTTTCTTCTCAGATCTGAACAAGATGCTGGATGAAACGAAACCAGAGGCCGTTTCAGCTTTCGGAGCGATCAGCGATCACGTGATAGTTGTCCGTGCCTGCGCACCACGGAAAATTCATGTGATGGTAGAGAAACCATTGGCTACTACATTCGCAGATGCCAAGGAGATTCAGAAGCTGGCCAGCCAAAATTCCATTCAGGTACTGACCAATTATGAAACGTCGTGGTACGCCAGCAACCAATATGTGAATGATCTGGTAAGCCAGGGTAAGCTAGGTGACATTCGGAAGGTAATGGTGAATGATGGTCACCAGGGACCGAAAGAAATTGGGGTCAGCAAGGAATTTTTCGCCATTCTGACTGATCCCGCCAAAAACGGCGCAGGTGCTCTGATTGATTTCGGATGCTATGGCGCCAATTTGATGACCTGGCTTTTAAAGGGAGAAAGACCCATTTCGGTAACTGCGGTGACGCATCAGGACAAGCCGGAGATTTACAAGAATGTAGACGATGAGGCGACCATTGTACTGCAATATCCAAAGGCGCAATGTATCATTCAGGGCTCCTGGAACTGGTCATTTGGAAGAAAAGATATGGAAGTATATGGTAACAAGGGTTACGCGATTGCTGTAAACGCAACCGTTGTCAGACAAAGATTACAGGAAAAAGCACCTGAGGAAACCATCAAGCTCGACCCTCGTCCGGCTCCATTTACGGATCCTTTTGCAGTTTTGGCGGATGTGGTGCAGGGTCGCTTGAAGCTCGATACCAACGACCTGTACGGGTTACCGGTCAATGTTACCGTCGTAGAAATATTGGAATCTGCCAAGCAATCTGCGAAGTCAGGTAAGACTGTATTTTTGAAATAA
- a CDS encoding acyl-CoA thioesterase, translating to MEQEPRAVRFSQTTLTELMIPSYANFGGKIHGGILLSLIDKVAYSCAARHAGTYCVTVSVDGVDFLEPVEVGDLVSLHASVNYVGRTSLVIGIRVIAENVRNGIQRHTNTSYVTMVAKGDDDKPTVVPELLLENEEDARRFLEAIKRRELKESYRDAFDNAKTRIDVQANLEKLSQQRCVIGWDKNDI from the coding sequence ATGGAGCAGGAACCCCGCGCTGTCCGTTTCAGCCAAACTACCCTCACCGAGTTGATGATCCCTTCTTATGCCAACTTTGGCGGGAAAATTCACGGAGGGATTTTATTGTCATTGATTGATAAAGTGGCTTACTCATGTGCTGCACGCCATGCGGGTACCTACTGCGTGACAGTTTCGGTGGATGGTGTTGATTTTCTGGAACCCGTGGAGGTGGGAGATCTGGTTTCGCTGCATGCTTCTGTCAATTATGTCGGAAGAACTTCGTTGGTGATCGGGATCAGGGTTATTGCGGAAAATGTACGGAATGGCATTCAGCGGCATACCAATACTTCCTACGTCACAATGGTGGCGAAGGGCGATGATGATAAGCCGACGGTAGTGCCGGAATTATTGCTGGAAAATGAAGAAGATGCCCGCCGTTTTCTGGAAGCGATCAAGCGTCGGGAATTGAAAGAAAGTTACCGGGATGCATTCGATAATGCCAAGACCCGGATTGATGTACAGGCAAATCTTGAAAAATTATCCCAGCAACGATGTGTTATCGGCTGGGATAAAAATGATATTTAA
- a CDS encoding helicase HerA-like domain-containing protein, which translates to MSKKEQFIAAIQKSYQTDKPVIRLGSAILDGEIIGEARVSLPLRMMNRHGLVAGATGSGKTRTLQVLAEQLSAAGVPVFMSDIKGDLSGIAQPGKTNAALEERSQILGTVFEPKGYPVELYSLSGQKGSQMRATILEFGPILLSKIFELNETQAGVLAILFKYADDKDLPMVDLNDLKKVLNYLAEGPGAAEIKADYGTISTSTAGTILRKIVALEQQGVGTIFGEKSFDITDLINRVDGQGVISLLNISDVQDKPALFSTFMLSLLAELYQKLPEAGDLDKPKLVFFLDEAHLLFKDAPKAFLDQIEQVVRLIRSKGVGIFFCTQMAQDVPVSVLSQLGNRVQHVLRAFTPQDADALKQTVKTYPRSDYYAIDQILTTLGIGQALITVLNEKGIPTEVAATHLLPPTSIMGPMVQADYDKHVQQSDLYMKYKDPLDPESAYEMLTKRMEEHAKVEAQAKEEVVEAKKQKEETSVIADALNSPLAKQIGREVVRGVFGMLFGKSTRTRKTGGGLFGF; encoded by the coding sequence GTGTCGAAAAAAGAGCAATTTATTGCAGCAATTCAGAAATCATATCAAACTGACAAGCCGGTAATTCGTTTGGGCTCCGCTATTTTAGACGGAGAGATTATCGGGGAAGCAAGAGTAAGCCTGCCGCTGCGAATGATGAACCGCCACGGGTTGGTAGCAGGAGCCACAGGATCAGGAAAAACCCGCACATTACAGGTATTGGCAGAGCAGCTTTCCGCAGCGGGTGTGCCTGTGTTCATGTCGGACATTAAAGGTGATTTGTCGGGTATAGCCCAGCCTGGCAAAACCAATGCAGCATTGGAGGAACGTTCACAGATACTCGGAACCGTTTTTGAACCAAAGGGATATCCAGTCGAACTATATTCGCTGAGCGGACAAAAAGGCTCGCAGATGCGTGCGACAATTCTGGAATTCGGGCCTATTCTTCTTTCCAAGATATTTGAATTAAATGAGACACAGGCGGGCGTACTGGCCATTCTTTTCAAGTATGCCGACGATAAAGATCTGCCAATGGTGGATTTGAATGACCTGAAAAAAGTGCTCAACTACCTCGCCGAAGGTCCGGGCGCTGCCGAGATCAAAGCTGACTACGGTACCATTTCCACTTCGACGGCGGGTACGATCCTCCGTAAAATCGTTGCATTGGAGCAGCAGGGTGTAGGTACTATTTTTGGTGAAAAATCTTTTGACATTACCGATCTCATCAATCGCGTCGACGGCCAGGGTGTGATCAGCCTGCTTAACATTTCTGATGTTCAGGACAAGCCTGCATTGTTTTCAACTTTCATGTTGAGCCTGCTGGCAGAGCTGTATCAGAAGTTGCCGGAAGCAGGTGATTTGGACAAACCCAAACTGGTATTCTTCCTCGACGAGGCACATTTATTGTTTAAAGACGCCCCAAAAGCTTTCCTTGACCAGATCGAACAGGTAGTAAGGCTGATCCGCTCCAAAGGCGTAGGGATCTTCTTTTGCACCCAAATGGCGCAGGACGTTCCGGTATCGGTACTTTCTCAGCTGGGAAATAGGGTACAGCACGTTTTAAGAGCATTTACGCCACAGGATGCCGACGCATTAAAACAAACGGTAAAAACCTACCCGCGCTCCGACTACTACGCAATCGACCAGATTCTGACCACATTGGGGATCGGACAAGCACTTATTACGGTACTAAATGAAAAAGGTATCCCTACCGAAGTGGCCGCGACGCATTTGCTCCCGCCAACGTCCATTATGGGACCAATGGTGCAGGCTGATTATGACAAGCATGTCCAGCAGTCCGATCTTTACATGAAATACAAAGACCCGCTCGACCCGGAAAGCGCTTACGAAATGCTGACCAAAAGAATGGAGGAGCATGCGAAAGTAGAGGCGCAAGCGAAGGAGGAAGTCGTTGAAGCCAAAAAGCAAAAGGAAGAAACAAGCGTCATTGCCGACGCATTGAATTCTCCTCTGGCCAAACAAATTGGTCGTGAGGTAGTTCGCGGCGTTTTCGGAATGCTGTTTGGAAAATCCACCCGCACGAGAAAAACCGGCGGAGGACTTTTCGGATTTTAA
- a CDS encoding alpha-E domain-containing protein gives MLSRVANSIYWMNRYMERVENYARFVGVNFNLALDLPPDVDEQWEPLLIATADHYLFYKYYDKPTKEDVIHFMTFDKRNPNSIISCLYEARENARTIRETISKEMWESINEFYLSIRGTSPDNFRNMDHMQSYFTDIRKSCQLFHGVVDASITRNEAWHFGRLGRHIERADKCSRFLDVKYFTLLQDAGTSGSTLDLMLWTAVLKSVSAYNMYRQTHRALTPMNIVAFLILDKLFPRSIAYCVRQAELSLYAIAGSIPERGHTNPAERALSKIRSELEFTDVEDVFKMGLHEYLDKFQTKNNEVDNAIFDMYFGLETGQSQSQSQGQTTGQFKTQWMN, from the coding sequence ATGCTTAGCCGAGTTGCCAATTCAATTTACTGGATGAACCGTTACATGGAGCGGGTTGAAAATTACGCCCGTTTCGTTGGAGTTAATTTTAATCTGGCATTGGATCTCCCTCCTGACGTAGACGAACAATGGGAACCTCTTCTGATTGCAACCGCTGATCATTATTTATTTTATAAGTATTATGATAAGCCGACGAAAGAGGATGTTATCCATTTCATGACCTTCGACAAACGCAATCCTAATTCGATCATTAGCTGTCTTTACGAAGCGCGGGAAAATGCCCGCACGATCCGTGAGACGATTTCGAAGGAAATGTGGGAGAGTATCAATGAATTTTATCTGTCTATCCGCGGTACGTCGCCGGACAATTTCCGGAACATGGACCATATGCAGTCCTATTTTACAGATATCCGCAAAAGCTGCCAGCTTTTTCACGGTGTTGTGGATGCTTCCATTACGCGAAATGAGGCCTGGCATTTCGGACGCCTGGGACGGCATATAGAACGTGCAGACAAATGCTCCCGCTTTCTTGACGTAAAATATTTTACTCTTTTGCAAGATGCCGGTACTTCTGGTTCTACATTGGACCTGATGCTTTGGACGGCGGTTCTGAAATCGGTGAGTGCATATAATATGTACCGGCAGACACATCGCGCATTGACGCCAATGAACATCGTTGCGTTTTTGATCCTGGACAAATTGTTCCCGAGATCCATTGCCTACTGTGTGCGCCAGGCTGAACTGTCGTTATATGCCATCGCAGGATCGATTCCTGAGCGCGGGCATACCAATCCGGCGGAACGTGCATTGAGCAAGATCCGGAGTGAACTGGAATTCACAGACGTGGAAGACGTGTTCAAAATGGGCCTTCACGAATATCTGGACAAGTTTCAGACTAAGAATAACGAGGTGGACAATGCGATTTTTGATATGTATTTCGGTTTGGAAACCGGGCAGTCGCAAAGTCAGTCTCAGGGACAAACAACGGGACAATTTAAGACCCAGTGGATGAACTGA
- a CDS encoding peptidase, giving the protein MTYCLGIKVATGLVAIADTRLTSGTEVSTNKKVSVYQSEKHSIFVMTSGLRSVRDKAITYFKEVLEERDSSFNKLYKAVNALGEQVRRVADEDRNALNAAGLSFNLFAIIGGQLENDKEHKLFLLYPEGNWVEVGDGSPFIIIGNSGYGKPLLYRSLKFDSSMQDALKIGFLSFDSTRVSSNDVDYPIDVVMYEKDSFQIVEHRFEKDDLDYVGKQWSALLSNSVQKLPLEWMDPVFNKMEITSSN; this is encoded by the coding sequence ATGACATATTGCCTTGGGATAAAAGTAGCAACGGGCCTCGTCGCCATTGCTGATACCCGCCTGACTTCCGGTACGGAGGTTTCAACGAATAAAAAGGTTTCCGTTTATCAATCAGAAAAGCATTCGATTTTCGTAATGACTTCCGGGTTGAGATCGGTCCGGGACAAAGCCATTACTTATTTCAAGGAAGTACTGGAAGAGCGTGATTCTTCATTCAACAAGCTATACAAGGCTGTTAATGCGCTCGGTGAACAGGTGCGGCGTGTGGCCGACGAGGACCGGAATGCATTGAATGCCGCCGGGCTTTCTTTTAATCTGTTTGCCATTATAGGCGGACAGCTTGAAAATGATAAGGAGCACAAGCTGTTCCTGTTATATCCGGAGGGAAACTGGGTGGAGGTAGGTGACGGTTCACCTTTTATTATCATTGGTAATTCGGGTTATGGGAAACCGCTTCTTTACCGCAGCCTCAAATTTGATTCTTCCATGCAGGATGCCTTGAAAATAGGGTTCCTCTCGTTTGATTCTACGAGGGTAAGCTCCAATGATGTGGATTATCCGATAGATGTGGTGATGTATGAAAAGGACTCCTTTCAGATTGTCGAACACCGCTTTGAAAAAGATGACCTGGACTATGTAGGGAAGCAATGGAGTGCTTTGCTGAGCAATTCGGTTCAGAAACTACCTTTGGAATGGATGGATCCGGTTTTTAATAAAATGGAGATAACGTCATCAAACTGA
- the glmM gene encoding phosphoglucosamine mutase — MTLIKSISGIRGIVGGKSGEALTPIDVVKFAAAYGTWLRRTNPQNLKVVIGRDARLSGEMVSRLVAGTLQGVGLHVLDLGLSTTPTVEIAVTAENAAGGIILTASHNPIQWNALKLLNHDGEFISEADGEEVLRIADEEDFVFVDVKKLGSYSTDDTYLQKHIDQVLALALVDVEAIKNANFRIVVDAVNSTGGIVVPMLLEALGVSPKNIKKLNCEPTGNFAHNPEPLPEHLREISKELNNGAFNLGIVVDPDVDRLALMCEDGTPFGEEYTLVAVADYVLKNTPGNTVSNLSSTAALRDVTVKAGGKYFASAVGEVNVVNMMKANHAVIGGEGNGGVIYPESHYGRDALVGIALFLTHLAKFGKTASVLRRSYPNYYISKNKIELTPDISVDNILSRIQTRYSKQPLNTIDGVRIEFDREWVHLRKSNTEPIIRIYSESETQTTAINLANKIISDIKEIISEPKK, encoded by the coding sequence GTGACGTTAATTAAATCTATCTCAGGAATCAGAGGTATCGTGGGTGGAAAATCGGGTGAGGCGCTGACTCCGATTGATGTTGTGAAGTTTGCAGCTGCATACGGAACATGGCTGAGGCGTACAAATCCACAAAATTTAAAGGTCGTTATTGGCAGAGATGCCAGGCTTTCCGGTGAAATGGTTAGCCGTCTGGTCGCAGGTACATTACAGGGAGTAGGGCTTCATGTGCTGGATCTGGGCCTTTCAACCACACCTACCGTTGAGATAGCAGTTACCGCAGAGAACGCCGCAGGAGGTATTATTTTGACTGCGAGCCACAATCCGATCCAATGGAATGCCCTCAAACTTTTGAACCACGACGGTGAATTTATTTCAGAAGCCGACGGTGAAGAAGTACTGAGAATTGCGGATGAAGAAGACTTTGTTTTTGTTGATGTAAAGAAATTAGGAAGTTACAGCACCGACGATACGTACCTCCAAAAGCACATTGATCAGGTGCTTGCATTGGCTTTGGTCGATGTGGAGGCAATTAAAAATGCAAATTTCAGAATTGTTGTTGACGCAGTCAATTCTACCGGTGGGATCGTCGTTCCAATGTTGCTTGAAGCACTTGGAGTATCTCCCAAAAACATAAAAAAGCTTAACTGCGAGCCGACGGGCAACTTTGCCCATAATCCTGAGCCACTTCCGGAACATCTTCGGGAAATCAGCAAAGAGTTAAATAATGGTGCATTCAATCTTGGTATCGTCGTAGATCCGGATGTAGACCGACTTGCGCTGATGTGCGAGGATGGTACTCCTTTCGGCGAAGAGTATACATTGGTCGCAGTTGCTGACTACGTTCTTAAAAACACACCGGGGAACACCGTTTCCAATCTTTCGTCCACAGCTGCATTGCGTGATGTGACGGTGAAAGCTGGCGGTAAATACTTCGCTTCTGCAGTGGGAGAGGTGAATGTTGTCAATATGATGAAGGCTAACCATGCTGTCATCGGAGGCGAAGGGAATGGCGGGGTGATTTATCCTGAAAGTCATTACGGACGAGATGCATTGGTTGGAATCGCTTTGTTCCTGACACATTTGGCCAAATTTGGCAAAACGGCCTCTGTTTTGCGTAGGTCCTACCCCAACTACTATATTTCTAAAAACAAAATTGAACTCACGCCCGATATTAGTGTTGATAACATATTGAGCCGCATTCAAACGAGATATTCCAAGCAGCCATTGAACACAATCGACGGCGTAAGGATCGAATTTGACAGAGAATGGGTTCATTTACGTAAATCAAACACGGAACCGATCATCAGGATTTATTCGGAATCGGAGACACAAACCACGGCGATCAACCTCGCGAACAAGATTATTTCTGACATCAAGGAGATTATCTCCGAGCCTAAGAAATAA
- a CDS encoding cysteine desulfurase family protein yields the protein MKAYLDNAATTRLDPEVLEVMLPLMTEQFGNPSSIHSYGRAVRSAIERARKNIAAILNAAPAEIFFTSGGTEADNTAIRSTIETLGLKHAITSRIEHHAVLHTLEYLKKTGQIELSFVNLNDKGEVDLAHLETLLASNSRSLVSLMHGNNEIGNLLDLNAAGDICERYNAVFHSDTVQTMGHYRHDLQQLKTNFIVGAAHKFNGPKGIGFLYVRPGIKIAPFVHGGAQERNMRGGTENIYGIVGLAKALEIAYRDMDEHRSHIEGLKTRMIEKLRDSIDGITFNGNSDQLDKSLYTVLSVSLPPSDISDMLLFNMDIAGIAVSGGSACSSGTEIGSHVLTELKIDENRANVRFSFGKYNTEEEIDYAVHTLSELYKKEGVTL from the coding sequence ATGAAAGCCTATTTGGACAATGCGGCGACTACACGACTGGACCCTGAGGTACTGGAAGTGATGTTACCGCTGATGACCGAGCAATTCGGCAACCCGTCTTCTATCCATTCTTATGGCCGGGCTGTACGTTCGGCGATTGAGCGGGCCAGGAAGAACATTGCAGCGATATTGAATGCAGCTCCCGCTGAGATATTTTTCACTTCGGGTGGTACTGAGGCTGATAATACCGCCATTCGTTCCACCATTGAAACGCTGGGTCTGAAACATGCCATCACTTCCCGTATTGAGCACCACGCAGTGTTACATACCCTTGAATACCTTAAAAAAACAGGGCAGATAGAGCTGAGCTTTGTCAATCTGAACGACAAGGGGGAAGTTGATCTGGCTCATCTTGAAACATTACTGGCGTCGAATTCACGTTCATTGGTTTCATTAATGCATGGGAACAATGAAATAGGGAATTTGCTGGATCTGAATGCGGCAGGGGACATCTGTGAGAGGTATAATGCAGTGTTTCATAGTGACACCGTTCAAACAATGGGTCATTACAGGCACGATCTGCAGCAGTTGAAAACAAATTTCATTGTTGGCGCAGCCCACAAATTCAATGGACCCAAAGGCATTGGATTCTTATATGTAAGGCCTGGCATTAAAATAGCACCTTTCGTACATGGGGGCGCGCAGGAACGTAACATGCGCGGCGGTACTGAGAATATTTACGGGATAGTAGGCCTCGCGAAAGCACTGGAAATCGCCTACCGTGATATGGATGAGCATCGCAGCCACATTGAAGGCCTGAAAACACGCATGATCGAAAAGCTGAGAGACAGCATTGACGGGATAACTTTCAATGGAAATTCCGACCAGCTGGACAAAAGTTTGTACACAGTGCTAAGCGTGAGCCTTCCACCGTCCGATATCAGCGATATGCTGTTGTTTAACATGGATATTGCAGGTATAGCAGTTTCAGGAGGCAGTGCCTGTTCCAGTGGCACGGAAATTGGGTCTCATGTGCTCACAGAGCTCAAAATCGATGAAAACCGGGCGAACGTGCGCTTCTCCTTTGGGAAATATAATACGGAAGAAGAAATTGATTATGCCGTGCATACGCTTTCAGAACTTTATAAGAAAGAAGGTGTAACACTATAA
- the hemH gene encoding ferrochelatase — MSTATLTQPFDTTTVSSIRKTGVLIVNLGTPDSPSVPDVRKYLRQFLMDERVIDIPYINRWLLINLIIAPFRAPKSAKVYKQLWRPDGSPLKTYGFSVKDKLQKALGENYIVELAMRYQSPSIENGLKALRKECLTDIIVVPFFPQYASASTGSVYKEVMRVVKDWEVLPEIRFVNRFLEHPKFIKGFVDLGKKYMAEREFDHFVFSYHGLPERQITKGDVTKSFCQFGSCCDTLDHRNQHCYRAQCFETTRLLVKGMGIPEGKYTTCFQSRLGKNPWIKPYTDEVIPELTKKGVKSALAFSPAFVADCLETTIEVGEEYKELFEKEGGEHWQLVESLNDSDIWIEALEDIIKNPAA, encoded by the coding sequence ATGAGTACCGCAACATTGACCCAGCCTTTCGATACAACAACTGTCAGTTCAATCCGTAAAACAGGCGTCTTAATTGTAAACCTGGGTACGCCGGACAGCCCATCAGTGCCTGACGTTCGCAAATATCTGCGTCAGTTTTTAATGGACGAAAGGGTTATTGACATTCCTTATATCAATCGCTGGCTGCTCATTAACCTCATCATTGCGCCGTTCCGGGCACCAAAATCGGCAAAAGTTTACAAACAGCTTTGGAGACCGGATGGCTCACCATTGAAAACTTACGGGTTTTCGGTTAAAGACAAATTGCAAAAGGCGCTGGGTGAAAATTACATCGTAGAGCTAGCCATGCGTTACCAAAGCCCGAGCATTGAAAATGGTTTGAAAGCCTTAAGGAAAGAATGTCTCACAGATATTATTGTAGTGCCTTTCTTCCCGCAATATGCTTCTGCATCAACGGGTTCGGTGTATAAAGAAGTAATGCGGGTGGTGAAGGACTGGGAAGTATTGCCTGAGATCAGGTTTGTAAACCGGTTTTTGGAACATCCCAAATTCATCAAGGGTTTTGTTGATCTTGGTAAAAAATACATGGCTGAGCGTGAATTCGATCATTTCGTGTTCAGCTACCACGGACTACCGGAGAGGCAAATTACAAAAGGCGATGTGACCAAAAGTTTTTGCCAGTTCGGATCTTGCTGCGACACATTAGATCACAGAAATCAGCATTGCTATCGTGCCCAATGTTTTGAAACAACGCGGCTGTTAGTCAAAGGAATGGGAATTCCGGAAGGGAAGTATACCACCTGTTTTCAGTCAAGATTGGGGAAAAATCCTTGGATTAAACCCTATACCGACGAAGTAATACCGGAACTAACCAAAAAAGGCGTAAAGAGTGCCCTGGCATTTTCACCGGCTTTCGTCGCAGACTGCCTCGAAACGACCATTGAAGTGGGCGAAGAATATAAAGAGCTTTTTGAAAAAGAGGGAGGAGAACACTGGCAGTTGGTAGAAAGTCTCAACGACAGTGACATCTGGATTGAAGCTTTGGAAGATATCATCAAAAATCCGGCAGCCTGA